A segment of the Cheilinus undulatus linkage group 24, ASM1832078v1, whole genome shotgun sequence genome:
ATGTATTCATCGATGTCTTCTTCGTCAACGTTTTCTTCAACATCTTTGTTGTCAACGTCTTCTTCGTCTGCATCTTCTCCATCAATATCTTCTTCTTTTACAATGTGTTCTTCATTGATGTCTATTTTGTCCATGTCTTCTTCATCACCGATGTATTCTTCATCAACATGTTCGTCAATGCTTTCTTTGTCAAAGTTTTCCTCTTCGGCAATGTCCTCTTCATTGTTGTCTTCTCTACTGAAATCTTCTACTTTGTTGATGTGATCTTTGTCTACGTCTTCTTTGTGATCTCTTCTTTTAAGTAATCTTCTTCGTggaagtttttttctttgtcagtgtCTTCTATGTTGACGCTTACTTCTTCATCTCTGTCTTCATCTTTGTCAGTCTTCTTTGTAGATGTCTTCTTCATCGATGTAAACTTCGTCAAAGTCTTAGTAGATGTTTTCTTCTTGGTTGATGTGATCTTCGTCTACGTCTCCTACGTGACTTCTTCTTTGAAGACATTTTCTTCGtggaagttttttttctttgtcagtgtCTTCTGTGTTGACGCTTTCTTCTTcatctctgtcttctttgtTGATCTCTTAATCTTTGTTAAAGTCTTCTTTGTAGACATTTTCTTCACCGATGTCAACTTTGTCAAGGTCTTCTTCGTTGATGTCTTCTTCTTGGTTGATGTGATCTTCGTCTACGTCTTCTTTGAAGACATCTTCGTggaagtttttttctttgtcagtgtCTTCCGTCTTGACACTTTCTTCTTCATCTCTGTCTTCATGTTTGTCAAAATCTTATTTGTAGACTTCTTCATTGATGTCAACTTCATCAAGGTCTTCTTCATTGATGTTTTCTTCTTGGTTGATGTGATCTTCATCTATGTCTTCTTCGCGACCTCTTATTCTTTGTAGACGACTTCTTCATtgatgttttcttcttctttgatgTTTGCTTCTTCTTCGTCAATGTCTTCAGcatcatcctcttcttcttcatcaaCATCTTTTTCCACAATTTCTTCATTGTCATCTTCTACTTACTCTTcctttgtcttcttctttggctttttcttgttt
Coding sequences within it:
- the LOC121505975 gene encoding ATP synthase subunit a-like gives rise to the protein MFVNAFFVKVFLFVFFVDVFFIDVNFVKVLVDVFFLVDVIFVYVSYVTSSLKTFSSWKFFFFVSVFCVDAFFFISVFFVDLLIFVKVFFVDIFFTDVNFVKVFFVDVFFLVDVIFVYVFFEDIFVEVFFFVSVFRLDTFFFISVFMFVKILFVDFFIDVNFIKVFFIDVFFLVDVIFIYVFFATSYSL